In the genome of Monodelphis domestica isolate mMonDom1 chromosome 2, mMonDom1.pri, whole genome shotgun sequence, one region contains:
- the LOC100012845 gene encoding disintegrin and metalloproteinase domain-containing protein 30-like, with the protein MGIMSAVSFLGVLFLLLIYLLILFPGLSCHIQDFTFLLERGFSSYEVIIPRQLGTRSGDPEVASQVSYLLQMEGEEHAVHLQVKKLLLSRHLRLFSFTEWGARLEDQPHIPNDCNYEGYVEGFLDSRVTLNACFGGLRGILNMNGNFYQVEPLKNSTTFEHILYRLKEEVTPNWTCGLTDEEVDRQLAQSQIPEVLSKIDFSESYIHQKHVELMLVMDHKRYLTRHSNMTQVIVDCLTLSGIADTYFKTLNMHVHLIAIEVWTDKNKIDENGDSLLHVLNLFSFYKKIILYPRVLMDWTHLFVGKYFRDAGGWAWISGACKSYKASSVSILPWEVDLYYGLAFVHEMAHGFGILHDTEFCVCSTKRCLMDTFMGGQAFSNCSFESYFNFVTKKGKCLYNIPSMVYKIEECGNKVVEPGEDCDCGSKEECRNDKCCLPTCKFKRMAQCNSGLCCNHCHFQPSGKICRPKRTECDLAEFCNGTTNLCPNDFYKQDGTPCDYNKMGLCYHNGCHSHLQQCRKLFGSNAHNGPAGCYVQINRGDRFGNCGFTDIKYKQCKPQDIMCGRVQCVNISDLPSMPDHTSIVQTHLGDVICWGTDYHASMASIKLPDVGEVKDGTPCGKGLICINKSCQSTSLLNYDCVPEKCNSQGVCNNKKNCHCNFGWAPPFCIEPGYGGSIDSGPPSKWMWKRTLFRSLEAFNFSYPISFAFIFVVMWYNYLVKKK; encoded by the coding sequence ATGGGGATCATGAGTGCTGTGTCCTTCCTGGgagtcctcttcctcctcctgatCTACCTGCTGATCCTCTTTCCTGGCCTCTCCTGCCACATTCAGGACTTCACTTTCCTATTAGAGAGGGGTTTCTCCTCCTATGAAGTGATCATCCCCAGGCAACTGGGGACCCGCAGTGGGGACCCCGAGGTGGCCAGCCAGGTATCCTATCTCCTGCAAATGGAGGGCGAGGAGCACGCTGTTCATTTGCAGGTCAAGAAGCTCTTGCTGTCCAGACACCTGAGGCTTTTCTCTTTCACAGAATGGGGAGCCCGCCTGGAGGACCAACCTCACATCCCGAATGACTGCAACTATGAAGGTTATGTGGAGGGCTTCCTGGACTCTCGGGTTACCTTAAATGCCTGCTTTGGGGGGCTTCGAGGGATACTGAACATGAATGGAAACTTTTACCAAGTGGAGCCCCTGAAAAATTCCACCACGTTTGAACACATATTATATCGGCTGAAGGAGGAGGTGACCCCAAATTGGACCTGTGGTCTAACTGATGAGGAAGTAGACCGACAGTTAGCCCAGAGCCAGATTCCAGAGGTTCTTAGCAAGATAGATTTTTCTGAGTCCTACATACATCAGAAGCATGTGGAGTTGATGCTTGTGATGGACCACAAGAGGTATTTGACTAGGCACTCCAATATGACCCAGGTCATTGTTGACTGCCTTACTTTGTCAGGAATAGCAGACACATACTTTAAGACTCTGAATATGCACGTTCATCTAATAGCCATTGAAGTATGGACCGACAAGAATAAGATAGATGAAAATGGGGACAGCTTATTACAtgttttaaacttattttctttctataaaaaaattattctttatccTCGAGTCCTCATGGATTGGACTCACTTATTTGTTGGCAAGTATTTTAGAGATGCTGGAGGATGGGCTTGGATTTCAGGTGCTTGTAAATCATATAAAGCATCCTCAGTAAGCATCCTACCCTGGGAAGTTGATCTTTACTATGGTTTGGCATTTGTTCATGAAATGGCTCATGGTTTTGGCATTCTCCATGATACGGAGTTCTGTGTTTGTAGCACAAAAAGGTGCCTCATGGATACTTTCATGGGAGGGCAGGCGTTCAGTAACTGTAGCtttgaaagttattttaattttgtcaccaaaaaaggaaaatgtctcTATAACATTCCAAGCATGGTGTACAAGATAGAAGAGTGTGGAAACAAAGTGGTGGAGCCAGGAGAGGATTGTGATTgtggttccaaagaagaatgtagaaatgataaatgttgtctGCCAACTTGCAAATTCAAACGAATGGCCCAATGTAATTCTGGTCTTTGCTGTAACCATTGTCATTTTCAACCATCCGGAAAGATATGTAGACCCAAGAGAACTGAGTGTGACCTTGCTGAGTTCTGCAATGGGACCACCAATCTCTGCCCAAATGACTTCTATAAACAAGATGGTACCCCATGTGATTATAATAAGATGGGTCTTTGTTACCACAATGGTTGCCATTCTCATCTCCAGCAGTGTAGGAAACTTTTTGGCAGTAATGCCCACAATGGTCCGGCTGGCTGCTATGTACAAATCAACCGGGGTGACCGCTTTGGCAACTGTGGGTTCACAGACATTAAATATAAGCAATGTAAACCTCAAGACATAATGTGTGGAAGAGTGCAATGTGTCAATATAAGTGACTTACCTTCCATGCCTGATCACACTTCAATAGTTCAGACCCATCTTGGGGATGTTATATGCTGGGGAACAGATTATCATGCATCGATGGCATCAATTAAGTTACCTGATGTGGGAGAGGTAAAAGATGGTACTCCTTGTGGCAAGGGGCTCATCTGTATTAATAAGTCTTGTCAGAGTACCTCACTTCTCAATTATGATTGTGTTCCAGAGAAGTGCAACTCTCAAGGAGTGTGTAATAACAAGAAGAACTGCCATTGTAACTTTGGATGGGCCCCTCCATTCTGCATAGAACCTGGATATGGAGGAAGCATTGATAGTGGCCCTCCCTCAAAATGGATGTGGAAAAGAACTTTATTCAGATCCTTAGAGGCCTTTAATTTTTCTTACCCTATCTCCTTTGCATTCATATTTGTAGTGATGTGGTATaattatctagtaaaaaagaagtaa